The Kluyveromyces lactis strain NRRL Y-1140 chromosome B complete sequence genome contains a region encoding:
- a CDS encoding uncharacterized protein (some similarities with uniprot|Q12091 Saccharomyces cerevisiae YPL170W DAP1 Heme-binding protein involved in regulation of cytochrome P450 protein Erg11p damage response protein related to mammalian membrane progesterone receptors mutations lead to defects in telomeres mitochondria and sterol synthesis), producing MSGYASVNETPHLEDEVDGHFGWLDAIRVLFGVLLASQLTVKCVSGYWWLPTFDWWSRVGTAGIGLGYWSTHNYTIPYNFTLQELSRFSGDNSKSNDQPILLAINRTVFDVSSSPRFYGAWGAYKKFTGTDCSNNFQFGIFDYHAYSTPCHWDVSGFDESQMAKLAEWYRFFESKYPSVGMVILETDIEDKIVT from the coding sequence ATGTCAGGTTATGCAAGTGTTAATGAAACGCCTCATCTTGAAGACGAGGTAGATGGCCATTTCGGATGGCTGGATGCGATTCGGGTGTTGTTTGGTGTCCTGTTAGCCTCACAACTAACTGTGAAATGTGTGTCGGGATACTGGTGGCTTCCAACTTTTGATTGGTGGTCCCGAGTTGGCACAGCGGGTATAGGGTTAGGCTACTGGTCTACACACAATTATACTATCCCGTATAACTTCACTTTACAGGAGTTGAGTCGGTTCTCAGGTGATAACAGTAAGTCAAACGACCAACCAATCTTATTAGCAATCAATAGGACCGTGTTTGACGTTTCTTCGTCTCCCCGGTTCTATGGTGCTTGGGGTGCTTATAAGAAGTTTACAGGCACGGATTGTTCCAACAATTTCCAGTTCGGAATATTCGATTACCATGCGTATAGTACTCCTTGCCATTGGGACGTTTCTGGATTTGACGAATCGCAAATGGCTAAACTGGCAGAATGGTATCGATTCTTCGAATCGAAATATCCCTCTGTCGGGATGGTCATATTGGAAACTGATATAGAGGATAAAATTGTAACTTAG
- a CDS encoding CoA-binding protein (conserved hypothetical protein): MVKQALKDFFGPKRLYFVCGKVYQDMHFANRIVHWFAQHELSVIPVNPKGGALDLSVDSISKRFAKQQLLTIETTIADGLANYGKRDEIDGISVAFVTPPPVTLSILKELKSISKPVISVWFQPGSWDLDCVNYAVESLKIPEERVINDCILIKGHANYVKSEL, encoded by the coding sequence ATGGTGAAACAGGCATTGAAGGACTTTTTCGGTCCTAAGAGGTTATACTTCGTATGTGGGAAAGTGTACCAAGATATGCATTTCGCAAACCGGATAGTGCATTGGTTTGCACAACACGAGTTATCTGTGATTCCGGTGAATCCGAAAGGAGGAGCTTTAGATCTCAGTGTAGATTCAATCTCGAAGAGGTTTGCCAAGCAACAACTTTTGACCATCGAGACCACAATTGCGGATGGATTAGCCAACTACGGAAAGCGAGATGAGATCGATGGAATCAGTGTTGCATTTGTAACACCACCACCCGTAACTTTGAgtattttgaaagaattgaaaagtatatCGAAACCCGTGATTTCTGTGTGGTTCCAACCGGGATCCTGGGATCTAGATTGTGTTAACTACGCTGTCGAAAGTCTCAAAATCCCTGAGGAAAGAGTCATCAATGATTGTATACTAATCAAAGGGCACGCAAATTACGTTAAGAGCGAGTTATAG